A DNA window from Seriola aureovittata isolate HTS-2021-v1 ecotype China chromosome 8, ASM2101889v1, whole genome shotgun sequence contains the following coding sequences:
- the LOC130173535 gene encoding integral membrane protein 2A-like: MVKIAFNSALAQKALGKDVPAAVKDPELASAPAGNEGSTGRCLLTLLGIAFILSGLIVGGACLYRYFTPKRLYHGAMQFNDVSPGAGGESQPYYLPRVEEEVEISDSMAVISVPPPRFRPGDPAYILHDFNRKLTAYLDLTLRTCFVIPLNTSVVLPPQDLIDLFSQLMSGSYRSYLVHEDLVVTERIDDIKPLGFYIRRLCDGKETYRMQRRASLPGGGIHKRSADECFTIRHFENKFVTETRICKA, from the exons ATGGTGAAGATCGCTTTTAACTCGGCTCTGGCGCAGAAGGCGCTGGGCAAAGATGTGCCGGCCGCTGTGAAG gatccTGAGCTGGCCTCTGCTCCAGCAGGCAACGAGGGCTCCACAGGTCGCTGTCTGCTCACCCTGCTGGGCATCGCCTTCATCCTCAGCGGGCTCATAGTGGGGGGAGCATGTCTCTATCGATATTTCACCCCAaag AGGCTGTATCACGGAGCCATGCAGTTCAATGACGTGTCACccggagctggaggagagagccAGCCGTACTACCTGCCgcgggtggaggaggaggtggaaatCTCTGACAGCATGGCCGTCATCAGCGTCCCCCCTCCCCGCTTCAGACCTGGAGACCCTGCTTACATCCTCCATGACTTCAACAGG AAGCTGACGGCGTATCTGGACCTGACTCTGAGAACCTGCTTTGTGATTCCTCTGAACACCTCGGTGGTCCTCCCCCCTCAGGACCTCATTGACCTCTTCTCACAGCTGATG TCCGGCTCTTACCGCAGCTACCTGGTGCACGAGGATCTGGTGGTGACAGAGCGCATTGATGACATCAAACCTCTGGGCTTCTACATCCGCCGGCTGTGTGATGGAAAGGAAACGTACAGAATGCAACGTCGTGCCAGTCTGCCAG GTGGAGGCATCCACAAGCGCTCTGCGGACGAGTGTTTCACCATCCGCCACTTTGAGAACAAGTTTGTGACTGAGACCCGGATCTGCAAGGCTTGA
- the gpr174 gene encoding probable G-protein coupled receptor 174 — protein sequence MNSANQSCRNSEDLRTYQHHVYAVVYSVILAPGLLGNVLALWVFRVYVRETKKAVVFMMNLAVADLLQVLSLPLRIYYYLNNTWPFGHPLCMICFYLKYVNMYASIFFLVCVSVRRCELIMRPLRYNSSKRKGDMLICAGGWMLVCLACLPFPLLRNPKSEQNNGEHVCFSELPMRNISTPGAWALLIIAELVGFIIPLILVLACSCLTAGSLRDPTAGAIHDRGEKRRAFRMVLSCAVVFLLCFAPYHITMPLDFLVKANAVSSCSFRDLILRCHPVTLCLASLNCSLDPLMYYFTTDEFWRRLSKPEIPESMIFSRRLSCITGGEQAADE from the exons ATGAACTCTGCGAACCAAAGCTGTAGAAACAGTGAAGATCTGCGAACGTACCAGCACCATGTGTATGCAGTGGTGTACAGCGTGATCTTAGCACCTGGCCTGCTGGGTAATGTACTGGCGCTCTGGGTGTTCAGGGTCTATGTCAGAGAAACCAAGAAGGCGGTGGTGTTCATGATGAACCTGGCTGTGGCCGACCTGCTGCAG gTGCTCTCTCTGCCCCTGCGGATCTACTATTACCTGAACAACACCTGGCCCTTTGGTCATCCTCTGTGCATGATCTGCTTCTATCTCAAGTATGTCAACATGTACGCATCCATCTTCTTCCTGGTGTGTGTCAGCGTGCGTCGCTGTGAGCTCATCATGCGTCCGCTGAGGTACAACTCGTCCAAGCGAAAAGGGGACATGCTTATCTGTGCCGGTGGCTGGATGCTGGTCTGCCTGGCCTGTCTGCCGTTCCCTCTGCTGAGGAACCCCAAATCTGAACAAAACAATGGTGAACATGTGTGTTTCTCAGAGCTGCCCATGAGGAATATCAGTACTCCAGGGGCCTGGGCCCTCCTCATCATAGCGGAGCTGGTGGGCTTCATCATCCCCCTCATCCTGGTGTTGGCCTGCTCCTGTCTAACTGCTGGGAGCCTTCGGGACCCGACAGCGGGGGCAATTCATGACCGAGGGGAGAAGCGGAGGGCGTTCCGGATGGTGCTAAGCTGCGCCGTGGTCTTCTTACTGTGCTTTGCTCCTTACCACATCACCATGCCCCTGGACTTCTTGGTCAAAGCCAACGCTGTGAGCAGCTGTTCATTCAGGGACCTGATTCTGCGATGCCACCCCGTCACGCTCTGTCTGGCCAGTCTGAACTGCAGCCTGGATCCGCTCATGTACTATTTCACAACTGATGAATTCTGGAGGCGACTGAGCAAGCCAGAGATACCAGAGAGCATGATTTTCAGCAGGCGTCTGTCTTGCATAACTGGAGGAGAGCAGGCAGCGGATGAGTAG